DNA from Brucella melitensis bv. 1 str. 16M:
CGGTTCCCTGCGAACCGATGGCGATCGTGACCGGCGCACGATTGACGATGGCAGGTGTCAGAAAATCGCAAAGGGCGGGACGGTCCACCACATTGACCGGAATTTTGCGGGCCCTTGCGGCGGCAGCGGCGGCACGATCCCCGGCCTCATCGCCGGTCGCGACAAAAACGAGCTTCGCACCATCCAGCAGTTCCGGCGCAAAGGGTGACGCAATATGCTCCACCCCATGGCTTTCAATAAAAGCGGCAAGATGCGGCTCAGCCTTTTCAGCAATGATGCGCAGGCGCGCAGCCGTCTGCGCCACGAGGCGAGCCTTGTTCAAGGCTTCCTCGCCACCACCCACGACCGCCACCACTTCGCCCGAAACCCGGAAGAAAGCAGGAAAATCAGCCAGAAGTCGCGTTTGCGATAAAGACACGGGCATCATCCTTTCAAACACTTCCAGCACGGAGCAGACGCCTGCTGGCGCTGGAAGCAAGATGGCCGCTATTATTCATTGCGCGGGGGGAATTTATAAGAAACGGGCTTGCGCGCCAAAATGGCGGCGAGCATCACTTTTTCACAAAGCCAGCCTTTGCGGGATTTTCATTCCGTTGAAGCGGCGAAACATATTCCCTATAATTTTTGTAGAATTTATAGGGGTTTACCCATAATGGCCTGCCGTAAAAAAGGCGGGGACATGTTTCGGCCAGCGGCGCGGCAGCACGGCGACCATATCGAAACGCAGCGAAAGCCGCGCCCGATCGGTCTGGCGTTGCAGCCAGAGATCGGCAGCCGCCTCGATGCGGCGCATGGCCTGCGGCGTTACCGCAAATTGTGCGGCTTCAAAACTTGCCCGCGCCTTGACCTCGACGATCAGCACCAGATCGCCCCGTCTTGCAATCAGGTCAATCTCGCCAAGCCGCGTGCGATAGCGCCGCGCGACGATGCGAAAGCCTTTGAGCATGAGTGCGAAAGCGGCAAGGCGTTCGGCGCTGTGGCCGCGAAAGAAAGCAATACGCTTTTTCTCGCGCAGATCCGTCATCGTCCATCGGACTTCAATTGCAGGAGACGCTGATAGAGGACCGATTTCTGGCCGCCTGTCATGCGCGCCGCCTCGCCTGCCGCCTTGGAAGGCGGCATTTCGGCGACAAGCGACAGAAGAAGCCTGTCGATATCTTCCTCGCTTTGCGCAACCGCCTCGCCCGTGGGTGGACCGACAAGCAGCACCACCTCGCCGCGAATGCGGTCTTCACCATCGAAGGTTTTTGCAAGTTCACCCAGAGGCGCGGTCACGATGGTTTCATAGGCCTTGGTCAGTTCGCGGCAAAGCGCGCCCTGACGCCCGGTCCCGAACACCTCAACCATGTCGGAAAGGGTCGCGGCGGCACGATTGGGCGATTCATAGAACACCAGCGTCGCGTCTATGCCTTTCAGGCTTTCGAGCCTGGATTGTTTCTGGCCATGTTTGGCGGGCAGAAAACCGCAGAACATGAAGGCATCGGTGGGCAGGCCCGATGCTGCAAGTGCCGCCAGAACGGCGGAGGCGCCGGGCACCGGGACAACGCGAATGCCCGCCTCGCGCGCATCGCCCACGAGACGGAAGCCGGGATCGGAAACAAGCGGCGTTCCGGCATCCGAAACAAGTGCGACGCTCTTGCCTGCGGCAAGCGCCGCGATCAGTTTCGGCCCCGCCTCGGCGGCATTATGTTCGTGATAGCTGATGGGGCGGCGCGAAATACCGTAGCGGTCGAGCAGCACACGGGTAACGCGCGTATCCTCACAGGCCAGAATATCGGCCGAAGCCAGCGTTTCGAGGCCGCGCAGGGTCATATCGCCCAGATTGCCGATCGGCGTCGAAACAATATAGAGCGCAGGCTCCAGCGGACGGGCGCGCATCGTCGTGCCCCCCACCACATATTCGCGCCGTTCTTCACCCGTTTCGTCAGTCATCCCAGGCCCTTTTATGCCGCCAGATCGGCAACCAGTGCATCCAGCACCAGCGCGCCATCCGGCGTTGCGCGGATCAGGCTGCCGCCCATCGGCTCGATCATGCCTTCCGCGATCAGCTTTGCCAGCCGTTTGTCGTCGATCGCATGGCCGGAAAGCCGCGCGTAACGGGCAAGGTCGATGCCTTCGCGCAGGCGCAGGCCCATCATCAGGAATTCATCGCCCTCCTGCCCGCCATCGAGATATTCTTCCTCGATAATTCCGTGGCCGCGCCGCTCCACATGGTCAAGCCATGTTTCAGGATGCTTTTCAGTCATGGTCACGGTGCGCACGTCATTTTCCACGAAACGGCCATGTGCGCCGGGCCCGATGCCAGCATATTGGCCATAACGCCAATAGACGAGATTGTGCTGCGATTCCCGCCCCGGCACCGCATGGTTGGAAATCTCATAGGCCGGAAGGCCATGTTCGGCGGTCACACGCTGCGTTTCCTCATAGAGCGCGGCTGCAAGGTCCGGCTCCGGCGTGGTGAGCTTGCCCGCCTTCCAGAGATTATAGAACTGCGTGCCTTCCTCGATGGTAAGCTGGTAGAGCGACAGATGGTCGGCAGCAAGGCCGATCGCCTCCTTCAATTCCTCGCGCCAGGCCTCGATTGTCTGGTCCGGCCGCGCATAGATAAGGTCGAAGGAAAGGCGCGGGAAAATCTCGCGTGCCAGCCGGATCGCGGCCTTTGCCTCTGCAACCGAATGCATCCGGCCAAGGCGGCGCAGATCGGGATCGTTCAACGCCTGAATACCAAGCGACACCCGGTTAACGCCTGCCGCACGATAGCCGCGAAAACGGTCGGCCTCAACGCTTGTCGGATTGGCTTCCAGCGTCATTTCAATGTCCGGCGCCACAGACCAATACGATGCGATGCCATCCAGCAGAGCGCCCACGGTTTCCGGCTGCATCAGCGATGGTGTGCCGCCGCCCAGGAAAATGCTGGTGACGGTGCGCGGGCCTGTGCGCTCACGCAAGGTTTCCATCTCGCGCCGGAAAGCCGCGCCATAGCGCGCCTGATCCACCGGCTTGTGGCGGACATGGCTGTTGAAATCGCAATAAGGGCATTTGGCCAGACAGAACGGCCAGTGCACATAAATGCCAAAGGCGGTTTCCCCATCAGCATGCATGACGGGATAGGTGCTGGCAGCATTTTTGGCCTGCAAAGGGGGAAACAGCTTGTTCATTCTGCCGGAGCCGATACCACGTTGAGTGCCTTTTCGGCAAAAAGCTTGAAGGCGCGGGCCCGGTGCGACAGCGCGCTGGCGTCACCCGGCTTCCAGCCATGCTTTTCTTCCGCCGTCATTTCGCCGAAGGTTTTCCCGTATCCATCGGGCAGAAACACCGGATCGTAACCGAAACCGATATTGCCGCGCGGTGGCCAGACGAGCGTGCCTTCCACTTCACCACGGAAATATTCCGCCTCGCCATCGGGCCAGGCAAGGCAGATGACCGAGACGAAACGCGCCTTGCGTTTATCAGGCGTCGTCGCGCCCTTTTCCTGCAAAAGATTTTCCACCTTCTGCATGGCCATGTCGAAATCGCGTTTGCCGTCTTCCGTTTCCGCCCAGTTGGCCGTGTAGACGCCCGGTTCGCCGTCAAGTGCGTCCACCATCAGGCCGGAATCGTCGGATAAAGCTGGAAAGCCCGTTGCCTTGGCGGCGGCAAGCGCCTTGATATAGGCGTTTTCCTCAAAGGTCGTGCCGGTCTCGTCCGGTTCTGGCAGGCCAAGGGCCGCGACCGAACTCACCTCGAAACCGAACGGGCCGATCAACCCGTCAAATTCCCTGAGCTTGCCCGCATTGTGCGAGGCGACGATCAGCTTGCCCTTTTCC
Protein-coding regions in this window:
- a CDS encoding YraN family protein, with protein sequence MTDLREKKRIAFFRGHSAERLAAFALMLKGFRIVARRYRTRLGEIDLIARRGDLVLIVEVKARASFEAAQFAVTPQAMRRIEAAADLWLQRQTDRARLSLRFDMVAVLPRRWPKHVPAFFTAGHYG
- the rsmI gene encoding 16S rRNA (cytidine(1402)-2'-O)-methyltransferase, giving the protein MTDETGEERREYVVGGTTMRARPLEPALYIVSTPIGNLGDMTLRGLETLASADILACEDTRVTRVLLDRYGISRRPISYHEHNAAEAGPKLIAALAAGKSVALVSDAGTPLVSDPGFRLVGDAREAGIRVVPVPGASAVLAALAASGLPTDAFMFCGFLPAKHGQKQSRLESLKGIDATLVFYESPNRAAATLSDMVEVFGTGRQGALCRELTKAYETIVTAPLGELAKTFDGEDRIRGEVVLLVGPPTGEAVAQSEEDIDRLLLSLVAEMPPSKAAGEAARMTGGQKSVLYQRLLQLKSDGR
- the hemW gene encoding radical SAM family heme chaperone HemW, with product MNKLFPPLQAKNAASTYPVMHADGETAFGIYVHWPFCLAKCPYCDFNSHVRHKPVDQARYGAAFRREMETLRERTGPRTVTSIFLGGGTPSLMQPETVGALLDGIASYWSVAPDIEMTLEANPTSVEADRFRGYRAAGVNRVSLGIQALNDPDLRRLGRMHSVAEAKAAIRLAREIFPRLSFDLIYARPDQTIEAWREELKEAIGLAADHLSLYQLTIEEGTQFYNLWKAGKLTTPEPDLAAALYEETQRVTAEHGLPAYEISNHAVPGRESQHNLVYWRYGQYAGIGPGAHGRFVENDVRTVTMTEKHPETWLDHVERRGHGIIEEEYLDGGQEGDEFLMMGLRLREGIDLARYARLSGHAIDDKRLAKLIAEGMIEPMGGSLIRATPDGALVLDALVADLAA
- the rdgB gene encoding RdgB/HAM1 family non-canonical purine NTP pyrophosphatase yields the protein MRMLEKGKLIVASHNAGKLREFDGLIGPFGFEVSSVAALGLPEPDETGTTFEENAYIKALAAAKATGFPALSDDSGLMVDALDGEPGVYTANWAETEDGKRDFDMAMQKVENLLQEKGATTPDKRKARFVSVICLAWPDGEAEYFRGEVEGTLVWPPRGNIGFGYDPVFLPDGYGKTFGEMTAEEKHGWKPGDASALSHRARAFKLFAEKALNVVSAPAE